TGCCATCGCTCGAGATGCATGGCTGATGACCCGTCCCATTGTCTGGCATGTGCCGGGGTCCGAGGCGGCCTCGCGTCTCGCGGACCTCCCGGATGATCTCGAGCGTCGGCCCCTCTCCGAGCGGACGCCATCCGAGTGGCCGGCCTCGCCCGGTGTGCTCTTCGTCGACCTGCCCCACGACGAGGCCAGCCTTCGCGCGATGGCGGCGGCCCAGCGTGAAGGACTCCCCGTGGTTGCCCTGGTGGATGACGCCGCCTCGGACGCCATCAGCGGTCAGCCGCCGTGCTACGCCTATCTGAATCCCTCGGTGCCGGCGGTCACCCTGGCTGCCGTGCTTCGCCAGGCGTGCGTGCACGCGCGCGTGATGCTCGATGCCCTCGAGCTCAGGACACAGCTCGAGGAGCTCAATACCATCGGCATACGCCTGTCGGCCGAGCGGAATCTCGACGCCCTCCTGGAGGTGATCCTGACCAAGGGGCGGGAGATCACTCGGAGCGACGCCGGGTCGCTCTATGTGGTGGAGACGGGGCCGGAGGGCGGAAAGCGCCTGCGCTTCAAGCTCGCCCAGAACGACAGCGTGCAGGTGGAGTTCAGCGAGTCGACGCTGCCCATCAGCGCGGACAGCGTGGCCGGGTACGTGGCCCTCGCCGGCGACATTCTCATGATCGACGACGTTTATTCATTGCCCTCGGACTCTCCCTTCCACTTCAATACCGAGTTTGACGTGAAGGTGGGCTACAGGACGACATCGATGCTGGTGGTCCCCATGAAGACGCCGGCCGGCGAGACCATCGGCGTCCTGCAGCTCATCAACTGCAAGCGGGTGCCCGGCCGACCCTTCGCCTCGCGCGAGGGCATACCGGACGAGGTCTTGCCCTTTCCCGAGCGCTATCGAAACGTCGCCGCGTCACTGGCCTCTCAGGCGGGGGTGGCCATCCAGAACGCCCGCCTGTTCCACGAGCTTGGCGCCGCGCTGCAGGAGGTCGAGGCCTCCCAGCAGCAGCTCGTACAGGCCGAGCGCTTGAGCGCCCTCGGCGAGATGGCGGCCGGGGTCGCCCACGACTTCAACAATCTGCTGGCCGTGGTGGTCGGACGCGCCGAGATCCTGCTCGCCAAGGGACAGGAGCCGGACGTCGCTCGGGACATCGAAATCATCCGGACGGCGGCCTGGGACGGCGCCCACACCGTTCGGCGCATCCAGGAGTTCACACGGACACGCCAGACGCGCCCGGCCGCCCAGGTCGACATTCCCGAGCTCCTGCGAGACGTCGTCGAGCTCACGAAGGGGCGATGGAAGGATGAATCCCAGAGCCGCGGCATCTCCTACGACGTGGTCGTGGAAGGCGGCCCCGCTCCCCCGGTGGCCGGCATCTCGGCGGAGCTCCGCGAGGTGTTCATGAACCTGCTCATCAACGGGCTCGACGCCATGCCGGGAGGAGGCCAGTTCGTCTTCCGAGTCTCGAACGATGAGGAATCGGTGATCATCGCGGCCGAGGACACGGGCTGCGGCATGTCCGACGAGACCCGCCGGCGC
The sequence above is a segment of the Candidatus Methylomirabilota bacterium genome. Coding sequences within it:
- a CDS encoding response regulator, with translation MTRPIVWHVPGSEAASRLADLPDDLERRPLSERTPSEWPASPGVLFVDLPHDEASLRAMAAAQREGLPVVALVDDAASDAISGQPPCYAYLNPSVPAVTLAAVLRQACVHARVMLDALELRTQLEELNTIGIRLSAERNLDALLEVILTKGREITRSDAGSLYVVETGPEGGKRLRFKLAQNDSVQVEFSESTLPISADSVAGYVALAGDILMIDDVYSLPSDSPFHFNTEFDVKVGYRTTSMLVVPMKTPAGETIGVLQLINCKRVPGRPFASREGIPDEVLPFPERYRNVAASLASQAGVAIQNARLFHELGAALQEVEASQQQLVQAERLSALGEMAAGVAHDFNNLLAVVVGRAEILLAKGQEPDVARDIEIIRTAAWDGAHTVRRIQEFTRTRQTRPAAQVDIPELLRDVVELTKGRWKDESQSRGISYDVVVEGGPAPPVAGISAELREVFMNLLINGLDAMPGGGQFVFRVSNDEESVIIAAEDTGCGMSDETRRRVLEPFFTTKGVRGTGLGLAVSWGIVKRHGGTIEIESTLGMGSIFMIRLPISTGESAPEVGEALSRPVRSGRILVIDDEETVRCVLRDMLTPCGHTVLEAASGEAGLALLENEAVDVILTDISMPGMSGWDVAAACQRRFPHIPLGFVTGWGDRLDPQETARFGVRFIVSKPFSPADVQGHVASVLASPTP